A genomic segment from Aspergillus puulaauensis MK2 DNA, chromosome 1, nearly complete sequence encodes:
- the ARC19 gene encoding actin-related protein 2/3 complex subunit 4 family protein (BUSCO:EOG09265CCT;~COG:Z;~EggNog:ENOG410PFJR;~InterPro:IPR034666,IPR008384;~PFAM:PF05856;~go_component: GO:0005885 - Arp2/3 protein complex [Evidence IEA];~go_component: GO:0015629 - actin cytoskeleton [Evidence IEA];~go_process: GO:0030041 - actin filament polymerization [Evidence IEA];~go_process: GO:0030833 - regulation of actin filament polymerization [Evidence IEA];~go_process: GO:0034314 - Arp2/3 complex-mediated actin nucleation [Evidence IEA]): MSQSLRPYLQCVRSSLTAALAISNFASQTSERHNVPEIEAASSPELLLNPLTVSRNENEKVLIEPSVNSVRVSIRIKQADEIEHILVHKFGRFLTQRAESFFILRRKPVKGYDISFLITNFHTEAMLKHKLVDFILQFMEEVDKEISEMKLFLNARARFVAESFLTPFD; this comes from the exons ATG TCTCAATCACTGCGTCCTTATCTCCAATGCGTTCGGTCCTCGCTGACCGCCGCCCTTGCAATCTCCAACTTCGCGTCCCAAACCTCCGAGCGACATAATGTCCCCGAAATCGAGGCCGCGAGCTCCCCCGAACTTCTCCTTAACCCTTTGACAGTTTCACGaaacgagaacgagaaagTCTTAATCGAACCTAGCGTGAACAGTGTGCGCGTTAGCATCCGGATAAAACAGGCGGATGAAATCGAACACA TTCTTGTGCACAAATTCGGCCGTTTCCTAACCCAACGTGCTGAGTCCTTCTTTATACTGCGGAGAAAGCCTGTGAAG GGCTACGACATCTCTTTCCTCATTACAAACTTCCACACGGAAGCAATGCTGAAGCACAAATTGGTTGACTTCATCCTTCAGTTCATGGAGGAGGTCGATAAGGAGATTTCTGAGATGAAGCTTTTC TTGAATGCGCGCGCTCGATTCGTTGCTGAATCTTTCTTGACACCG TTTGACTAG